From the Vibrio alginolyticus NBRC 15630 = ATCC 17749 genome, one window contains:
- the flgE gene encoding flagellar hook protein FlgE, producing MSYVSLSGLSAAQLDLNTTSNNIANANTYGFKESRAEFADVYSNSLFTNAKTTPGGGAQASQVAQQFHEGSSIYTNNPMDLRVSGTGFFAVAKERLTPQQNELTRNGAFHLNKENYMVTANDEFLLGYQVDPSSGEVSSYEPQPINIPAEFGKPKQTANIEVGVNLPANGDLKDPTQFDFSDPDTYNRSTSSTIYDSMGQSYKLTTYYLKDQTQPNTWNTYYTVTDKEGEKPLNVAAGDAQTPTGHVGHTMKFNNDGTLASLNNGQPITSVALGDPATNTTPVDMNGADPAQTLNFGLGSATQFAAPFELTKFDEDGATTGFLTKVDFDENGSVLGTYSNGENVTLGRVALVRVPNEQGLDKKGGTQWDSTQFSGDKIWGESNKGSFGTINNGMLEQSNIDMTQELVDLISAQRNFQANSRSLEVHNQLQQNILQIR from the coding sequence ATGTCATATGTATCTTTAAGCGGTTTGTCCGCCGCCCAACTGGATTTGAACACCACCAGTAACAACATTGCTAACGCCAACACGTACGGCTTTAAAGAATCCCGTGCTGAGTTTGCTGATGTTTACTCTAACTCTTTATTTACTAACGCAAAAACCACGCCGGGTGGTGGTGCGCAAGCAAGCCAAGTGGCGCAGCAGTTCCATGAAGGCTCAAGCATTTACACCAACAACCCAATGGATCTGCGTGTTTCGGGGACAGGTTTCTTCGCCGTGGCGAAGGAGCGTCTGACTCCACAACAGAATGAACTGACACGTAATGGTGCATTCCATTTAAATAAAGAAAACTACATGGTGACCGCGAACGATGAGTTCTTATTAGGTTACCAAGTGGATCCAAGCTCTGGTGAGGTTTCTTCATACGAGCCACAACCCATCAATATTCCTGCTGAATTTGGTAAGCCAAAACAAACAGCAAACATTGAAGTGGGTGTGAACTTGCCAGCGAACGGCGATTTGAAAGATCCAACGCAGTTTGATTTTTCAGACCCAGATACATACAACCGTTCAACCTCTTCGACAATTTATGACTCGATGGGTCAGTCTTACAAGCTAACGACGTATTACTTGAAAGATCAGACTCAGCCAAATACATGGAACACTTACTACACCGTGACAGATAAAGAAGGTGAAAAGCCTTTAAATGTTGCGGCTGGTGATGCGCAAACGCCAACAGGTCATGTGGGGCATACCATGAAGTTCAACAACGATGGTACGTTGGCGAGCTTGAACAATGGTCAGCCAATCACTTCTGTGGCTCTGGGCGATCCGGCGACGAACACGACACCAGTCGATATGAATGGTGCCGATCCTGCGCAGACGCTTAACTTCGGCTTAGGCTCAGCAACACAGTTTGCGGCTCCGTTCGAACTGACTAAGTTTGACGAAGACGGTGCAACGACGGGCTTCCTAACCAAAGTTGACTTCGATGAAAACGGCAGCGTATTGGGAACTTACTCAAACGGTGAAAACGTTACATTGGGTCGTGTTGCTCTCGTACGTGTTCCAAACGAGCAAGGTCTGGATAAGAAAGGCGGCACTCAATGGGATTCAACGCAGTTCTCTGGTGACAAGATCTGGGGTGAATCAAATAAAGGCTCTTTCGGCACCATCAATAACGGTATGCTGGAACAGTCAAACATTGATATGACGCAGGAGTTGGTGGACCTGATCTCTGCTCAGCGTAACTTCCAAGCAAACTCACGTTCGCTAGAAGTACACAACCAACTACAACAGAATATCTTACAGATCCGCTAG